A genomic window from Leptospira broomii serovar Hurstbridge str. 5399 includes:
- a CDS encoding periplasmic-type flagellar collar protein FlbB: protein MASLTDKARAVYLVLLIVFLLLIGFFAFDYFQIIDASEFFPFLKKEPGLVNADAESPSELEKLEFRKEMERLAKDRDEILQKEGEIKKERERLDAELEKIGELKRGLTTKEKELKSAEAEKNSREKLVKVLADKVANMPPDNAVQMLTNWPDKDIIDVFIQMDKDAEQDGRQTITTYLLTLFPAERRATITNKWLSRSDTIRAPESSPESEEL, encoded by the coding sequence ATGGCAAGCCTCACCGATAAAGCACGAGCTGTTTATCTCGTTTTACTGATAGTTTTTCTCTTACTCATAGGTTTTTTTGCGTTCGATTATTTCCAAATTATCGATGCGTCCGAATTCTTTCCGTTTCTAAAAAAAGAACCGGGCTTGGTCAATGCCGATGCGGAATCCCCGTCGGAATTGGAAAAACTCGAATTCCGAAAGGAAATGGAGAGGCTTGCGAAAGATAGGGATGAGATTCTTCAAAAAGAGGGGGAAATAAAAAAAGAGCGGGAACGTCTCGACGCAGAACTGGAAAAAATCGGAGAGTTAAAACGCGGACTTACGACAAAAGAAAAAGAATTGAAGTCAGCCGAAGCGGAAAAAAATAGCAGGGAAAAACTGGTCAAAGTTCTAGCCGACAAGGTCGCGAATATGCCTCCGGACAACGCGGTTCAAATGCTTACGAACTGGCCGGATAAGGATATCATCGACGTATTCATTCAAATGGATAAGGATGCCGAACAAGACGGACGCCAAACGATAACGACTTATTTACTGACTTTATTTCCAGCGGAACGTCGAGCTACTATTACGAATAAGTGGTTATCCCGCTCCGATACGATTCGAGCGCCTGAATCTTCACCTGAATCCGAGGAATTGTAA
- the fliJ gene encoding flagellar export protein FliJ, translating to MKRFRFRLDPVLRLRKIAEDKKLQELSELVAEINLRNLEIEENESKIQSIASTPLEGSSGLREYSYMQTYIRQLITRNTELLEEIHSYDEPISKKRAEVTEARKDKKVMELLKEKRFEEYIKRYKKGEQVEAEELFLVGYFREQREARDGIKKTRRDPKVFTYDTGGVERTGTEDAGLSELRKLYERFKK from the coding sequence ATGAAGAGATTTAGGTTTAGACTGGATCCGGTTCTCCGTCTTCGTAAAATTGCGGAAGATAAGAAGCTTCAAGAATTATCGGAGCTAGTCGCGGAAATTAATCTTCGTAACCTTGAAATCGAAGAAAACGAGTCCAAGATTCAAAGCATCGCATCGACCCCTTTGGAAGGAAGTTCCGGCTTGCGAGAATATTCATATATGCAAACTTATATTCGTCAGCTGATTACCCGAAATACCGAACTACTGGAAGAAATCCATTCTTACGACGAGCCTATATCGAAAAAAAGGGCGGAAGTTACCGAAGCGAGAAAGGATAAAAAGGTGATGGAGCTCCTCAAGGAGAAGCGCTTTGAGGAATACATTAAGCGTTATAAGAAAGGCGAACAAGTCGAGGCCGAAGAACTCTTCTTAGTCGGATATTTTAGGGAACAACGGGAGGCAAGGGATGGAATTAAAAAAACTAGAAGGGATCCGAAAGTATTTACCTACGATACGGGAGGCGTCGAGCGGACCGGTACGGAAGATGCGGGACTTTCTGAACTCAGAAAGCTTTATGAGCGTTTTAAAAAGTGA
- a CDS encoding FliI/YscN family ATPase — MIEKKFHEKVDVISKYFLILDRTETIRKSGRVVRVSGNVIYSEGPPDSKIGEIMDVEKAGIEGYLQCEIVGFENHVYTLMPLGPVEGVYPDAFVFSSGRRLNVPVGRELLGRVLNGVGKPIDKKGLIITSDEKSPEGESINPLDRPIIRDILLTGVRAIDGILTVGRGQRLGIFSGSGVGKSSLLGMISRFTDADVNVIALVGERGREVNEFIERDLGKEGLARSVVFAATSDSPKMEQVNCALLATSVAEYFREQGLHVNLMMDSLTRFAHANREISVSNHEPPITRGFSSSVFSKLARLVERSGTSKGGGSITGFYTILTDTDEMEDPVADAVRGYIDGHIVLSRKIAERNHYPAIDIPASLSRVMQSITDEDHFMRAGMIRELVSTYNSVEELILLNAYVRGSDAKVDLAIRKKEKIDTFLRQKLSEKSPFPQTLSALRDILREEREEEEF; from the coding sequence ATGATTGAGAAGAAATTTCACGAGAAGGTCGACGTCATCTCCAAGTATTTCCTCATCCTGGATCGAACGGAGACAATCCGCAAATCGGGTCGAGTCGTTCGCGTCTCCGGAAACGTAATATATTCTGAGGGACCTCCTGATTCGAAGATCGGGGAAATCATGGACGTCGAAAAAGCGGGCATAGAAGGCTATCTTCAATGCGAAATAGTCGGATTTGAAAATCATGTTTATACTCTGATGCCTCTCGGCCCTGTCGAAGGAGTCTACCCGGACGCGTTTGTTTTTTCTTCCGGTCGGCGCCTTAATGTTCCCGTAGGCAGGGAACTTCTCGGGCGCGTATTAAATGGAGTCGGAAAGCCGATCGATAAGAAAGGCTTAATCATTACTTCCGACGAAAAATCCCCGGAAGGCGAAAGTATCAATCCTTTAGATCGCCCGATCATTCGCGATATCCTATTAACCGGTGTGCGAGCTATCGACGGGATCTTAACGGTCGGTCGCGGCCAACGATTAGGAATTTTTTCAGGTTCAGGCGTGGGAAAATCCAGCCTTTTAGGAATGATCTCGCGTTTCACCGATGCGGATGTAAACGTAATCGCCTTAGTCGGTGAGCGCGGCCGAGAAGTGAACGAATTTATAGAGCGCGACTTAGGAAAGGAAGGTCTCGCGAGATCCGTCGTATTTGCGGCAACTTCCGATTCCCCTAAAATGGAGCAGGTTAACTGCGCTCTTCTCGCGACTTCCGTAGCAGAATATTTCAGAGAGCAAGGACTGCATGTCAACTTAATGATGGACTCTCTCACTAGATTCGCTCATGCAAACCGTGAGATTTCGGTTTCCAATCATGAACCGCCGATAACTAGAGGATTTAGTTCTTCCGTTTTTAGCAAACTAGCGCGGTTGGTCGAACGTTCCGGAACATCCAAAGGCGGCGGTAGCATCACCGGCTTTTATACGATTCTTACGGATACCGATGAAATGGAAGATCCGGTAGCGGATGCCGTTCGAGGTTATATAGACGGTCATATCGTTCTGTCCAGAAAAATCGCCGAGCGTAACCATTACCCCGCTATCGATATCCCCGCATCTCTTTCACGGGTAATGCAATCGATTACCGACGAAGATCATTTTATGAGAGCCGGTATGATACGCGAGTTAGTTTCGACATACAATTCGGTCGAAGAATTAATACTTCTTAACGCATATGTTCGCGGTTCGGACGCAAAAGTAGATCTAGCGATTCGTAAGAAAGAAAAGATCGACACATTTCTCCGGCAAAAGCTGTCCGAAAAAAGTCCGTTTCCTCAGACCTTAAGCGCACTTCGGGATATCCTAAGGGAAGAACGCGAAGAGGAGGAATTCTAA
- the fliH gene encoding flagellar assembly protein FliH, which translates to MAKLVFKPIQIADMQDQVELQIPDKYKKFHRDEDAEEFEVDQEGNIIEQYQGPSIEEIEAELNRYKEETEESIKKMLEDSRRKAEEIEEEGRKKAFQMIQDSKEKIKLDEDSGKAKAEQILERAKMEAERMIKEAEMKTAEIEHEAYLKGFEAGREVGFRKGQGEVRRLIDRLGTIVGKAIDIRAELIQASEKQMVEMILIIARKIIKDEIIERKEIVLNNIREALKRIKDRDRVDIRVNFADLEITTAHKDELIKLMESLRKVNIYEDSRVDRGGVIIETDVGAIDARISTQLKEIEEAIRNAEPI; encoded by the coding sequence ATGGCAAAACTCGTCTTTAAACCCATTCAAATCGCCGACATGCAAGATCAGGTCGAGCTACAAATACCGGACAAGTATAAAAAATTTCACCGGGACGAAGACGCCGAAGAGTTCGAAGTCGATCAAGAAGGAAACATTATCGAGCAATACCAAGGTCCTTCAATCGAAGAGATCGAGGCGGAGCTAAACCGCTATAAGGAAGAAACGGAAGAAAGCATCAAAAAGATGCTGGAAGATTCCCGTCGTAAAGCTGAGGAAATCGAAGAGGAAGGCCGTAAGAAGGCTTTCCAAATGATCCAGGACTCGAAAGAGAAAATCAAATTAGACGAGGATTCCGGTAAAGCAAAAGCGGAACAAATCTTGGAACGAGCCAAGATGGAAGCTGAGCGGATGATCAAAGAAGCCGAAATGAAGACGGCTGAAATCGAGCATGAGGCTTACCTTAAAGGCTTTGAAGCAGGTCGTGAAGTCGGTTTCCGAAAAGGTCAAGGAGAGGTTCGACGATTGATCGATCGTTTAGGGACTATCGTCGGAAAAGCCATCGATATTCGAGCCGAATTGATCCAGGCTTCGGAAAAACAAATGGTCGAAATGATCCTGATTATCGCACGTAAAATCATCAAAGACGAAATCATCGAACGTAAAGAAATCGTGCTAAACAATATCAGGGAAGCTCTAAAAAGAATCAAGGACCGGGATAGAGTGGACATTCGTGTTAACTTTGCCGATCTCGAGATCACCACTGCGCACAAGGATGAACTCATTAAACTCATGGAGTCTCTACGAAAAGTTAATATTTACGAAGACTCTCGCGTGGACAGAGGTGGAGTCATTATCGAAACCGATGTCGGCGCAATCGACGCCCGTATTTCCACTCAGCTCAAAGAAATCGAAGAAGCCATCCGAAATGCGGAGCCGATATAA
- a CDS encoding FliG C-terminal domain-containing protein translates to MESLSGNKNRAGRLLRILGEHLPPEVFRHLGPKDTSRLLESFHKSGKLDAKEERELLGSFLEGISSVPKEGLDKDTFALIQELESILKEGLSTEPDWLNELKEFNKEELSRIVAGEEPNRIALILCFADPDVSARVLEEFPYELQENILLQIRDLDLSSESGKDSLERFLRFKKEAVKHPGISTPVRDRMGKRAADLLGKMDPQDSRKLFTRIREKNPAFAENINEHFFKMEDFLELNRENLNKFLSDIHPIVVAVAFRGTEPETRAQLLERMEPSLVSIVRLEEDSMGPISLAEIETAQNGILEIFKDSVESGRIKFRRNI, encoded by the coding sequence ATGGAATCCCTGTCCGGTAATAAAAACCGGGCGGGTCGCCTCCTCCGAATTCTGGGGGAGCACCTTCCCCCGGAAGTCTTTCGCCACCTCGGTCCCAAGGATACGAGCAGACTTTTAGAGAGCTTTCATAAAAGCGGAAAGCTCGATGCCAAAGAAGAACGCGAATTATTAGGTTCTTTCTTGGAAGGAATTTCTTCCGTTCCTAAGGAAGGATTGGATAAGGACACGTTCGCTCTCATCCAAGAATTGGAATCCATTCTTAAAGAAGGGCTTTCAACCGAACCAGACTGGCTTAACGAGCTAAAGGAGTTTAATAAGGAAGAATTATCCAGAATCGTCGCAGGCGAGGAACCCAATCGAATCGCGCTCATTCTCTGCTTTGCGGATCCGGACGTATCCGCCCGCGTCTTGGAGGAGTTCCCGTACGAGCTTCAGGAAAACATTCTGCTCCAAATTCGAGATTTGGATTTATCCTCCGAATCCGGCAAGGATTCCCTGGAGCGATTTCTGCGTTTTAAAAAAGAAGCCGTAAAGCATCCCGGGATAAGCACTCCGGTAAGAGACAGAATGGGAAAACGAGCTGCGGACTTGCTGGGAAAAATGGACCCCCAAGATTCTCGGAAATTATTCACGAGGATACGCGAAAAGAACCCCGCGTTTGCCGAAAATATAAACGAACACTTCTTTAAGATGGAAGATTTTCTAGAGCTAAATCGGGAGAATCTGAATAAATTTCTTTCAGATATTCACCCGATCGTGGTCGCCGTCGCCTTTAGAGGAACCGAACCGGAAACCCGAGCACAACTCTTAGAAAGGATGGAACCTTCTCTGGTTTCAATCGTCCGATTAGAGGAAGATTCCATGGGTCCGATTTCCCTAGCGGAGATCGAAACCGCCCAAAACGGTATTCTTGAAATTTTCAAGGATTCCGTAGAATCGGGAAGAATCAAGTTCCGGAGAAACATCTGA
- the fliF gene encoding flagellar basal-body MS-ring/collar protein FliF, whose amino-acid sequence MPEQLQKILNNIKEFVGSLDMTKKLILGGVALTVLIAVGLLATVSSQKNRIILFKDMTSKDFAEVTKKLDSMGYQYGTSDTSVVSVDPEQRQEIITKLAQENLIPAGVQGWELFNVEKFTETQFDKDIKKYRALKGAIEQSLMTLRPVDKAFVNIAIPEDELFSSNASPVKASVILHFIPGVDGMSKKEVKGIVNLVSRAVPKLKPENVVVADADGKIISDFEEDLEKERLELRVVQEKLRIQEEQRIQRLIDVRNTLRWYLGGEDRVDITRFEYMLNWDKESYKDNTVTPVVERPDDPNTPYSELKIVDGYSLKVSSKETSEQFNGRGFTPDGPAGTEPNLPPGYKDTDYQKAEYKKTENINNFEFNRRVSEVQKQPWKIEKVNLSVVIDGQWTKKEKEDGTGYDRTYIPVSDDDLRTIRKNLEAAVGIDKARGDQISVISIPKDRSAQFAAEDEELKKQKAIRQMVIASLVIILFLILTILIYRAIKKEIARRRRLREEELAAMQQMMREAALRVMDDGSAEVELSLDEKLRRELLENAINLSKEKPEEVAQLLRTWLSEEEAT is encoded by the coding sequence ATGCCCGAGCAATTGCAAAAGATTCTGAATAATATTAAGGAGTTTGTCGGCTCCTTGGATATGACCAAGAAGCTGATTCTGGGCGGTGTCGCCTTAACGGTTTTAATAGCCGTAGGACTTTTAGCGACCGTTTCTTCCCAAAAAAATAGGATCATCCTGTTCAAAGACATGACGTCCAAGGATTTTGCGGAAGTCACCAAAAAGCTGGATTCAATGGGATACCAGTATGGGACCTCGGATACCAGCGTCGTGAGCGTGGATCCGGAGCAAAGACAGGAAATCATAACCAAACTTGCCCAAGAGAACCTAATTCCGGCTGGAGTTCAAGGATGGGAATTATTCAACGTCGAGAAATTCACCGAGACCCAATTCGACAAAGATATCAAAAAATATAGGGCATTAAAGGGAGCTATCGAGCAATCTCTGATGACATTACGTCCTGTCGATAAGGCATTCGTAAACATCGCGATTCCGGAAGACGAACTATTCAGTTCGAACGCTTCCCCGGTAAAAGCCTCGGTGATTTTGCATTTCATCCCTGGCGTCGACGGGATGTCAAAGAAAGAAGTTAAAGGAATCGTAAACCTAGTTTCAAGAGCTGTGCCTAAGTTAAAGCCGGAGAACGTAGTTGTTGCCGATGCGGACGGGAAAATCATCTCCGATTTCGAGGAAGATCTTGAGAAAGAGAGATTAGAGCTTAGAGTCGTGCAAGAAAAGTTGCGGATTCAGGAAGAGCAAAGGATTCAAAGATTAATCGATGTCAGGAACACTCTGCGCTGGTATCTAGGCGGAGAAGATCGTGTGGATATTACGCGCTTCGAATATATGCTCAACTGGGACAAGGAATCTTACAAAGACAATACGGTTACACCCGTTGTGGAAAGACCCGACGATCCTAATACCCCTTATTCGGAACTGAAAATAGTCGACGGGTATAGCCTAAAAGTCTCTTCGAAAGAAACAAGCGAACAGTTCAACGGTCGCGGTTTTACCCCGGACGGCCCTGCAGGAACCGAGCCGAATCTTCCGCCCGGCTACAAAGACACCGACTACCAAAAAGCCGAATATAAGAAGACCGAAAACATCAATAACTTTGAATTTAATCGCCGGGTAAGCGAAGTCCAAAAGCAGCCTTGGAAAATCGAAAAAGTCAATCTTTCGGTGGTTATCGACGGGCAATGGACCAAAAAAGAAAAAGAAGACGGAACAGGATACGATAGGACTTATATACCAGTTTCCGACGACGATCTAAGGACAATCCGTAAGAACCTAGAAGCTGCGGTCGGGATCGATAAAGCAAGAGGGGATCAAATCTCCGTCATAAGCATTCCCAAGGATAGATCGGCACAATTTGCGGCCGAGGACGAGGAACTTAAGAAACAAAAAGCGATCCGTCAAATGGTAATCGCATCTCTCGTAATCATCCTATTCCTCATTCTTACAATCCTCATCTACAGAGCGATCAAGAAAGAAATCGCAAGACGTCGCAGACTCCGCGAAGAAGAACTTGCCGCAATGCAACAAATGATGCGGGAAGCCGCGCTCAGAGTTATGGATGACGGTAGTGCGGAAGTGGAACTCTCTCTCGATGAAAAACTTCGTAGAGAACTTCTCGAGAACGCAATCAATCTATCCAAAGAAAAACCGGAAGAAGTTGCACAGCTTCTTCGCACCTGGTTATCTGAAGAGGAAGCAACCTAA
- a CDS encoding TrmH family RNA methyltransferase gives MIEFDEVPSLIEARALNRYFAEMLSESRRQKIEEVLSFRTKYLTIVLEDIFQPFNASATLRTAECLGLSDVYAVENRNSYRPNAGVAKGAQKWLRIHRYQSMREDNTRFCLNHLKESGYRIVATSPRNVETLHTLENLPLDRPTAVLFGAEEIGLSEIALSQADLHLRLPMFGFTESYNLSVTVAIVLSHLIPRVRREVEGWALTEEEAVHLRNFLYKKTINNGPVIEAEFLRRWRRGNL, from the coding sequence ATGATTGAATTTGATGAAGTTCCTAGCCTGATAGAGGCCCGAGCTCTCAATCGATACTTCGCGGAGATGTTATCCGAGTCTCGACGTCAAAAAATCGAGGAAGTTCTCTCGTTTCGCACAAAGTACTTAACAATTGTATTGGAAGATATATTCCAACCTTTTAATGCTAGTGCAACGTTGAGAACCGCCGAATGTCTAGGCTTAAGCGACGTTTATGCGGTCGAAAATCGGAATTCATATCGACCGAATGCGGGAGTCGCAAAGGGAGCTCAAAAATGGTTGAGAATACATCGCTACCAATCAATGAGGGAGGATAATACGAGGTTTTGTCTCAATCATCTGAAAGAATCGGGATATCGAATCGTTGCGACATCGCCCCGGAACGTCGAAACCCTTCATACGCTTGAGAATCTCCCCTTGGATCGACCGACGGCCGTGCTATTCGGAGCCGAAGAAATCGGCCTTTCGGAAATCGCCTTATCTCAGGCAGATCTTCACCTGCGATTACCGATGTTCGGATTTACCGAAAGTTATAATCTATCCGTGACTGTCGCCATCGTTCTCTCTCATCTGATTCCTCGCGTGAGAAGAGAAGTCGAAGGGTGGGCGCTTACCGAAGAAGAAGCCGTTCATCTACGCAATTTTCTATATAAGAAAACGATCAATAACGGTCCGGTTATCGAAGCCGAATTTTTGCGTCGTTGGAGAAGAGGTAATTTGTAA
- a CDS encoding M23 family metallopeptidase: protein MKRVVYYFLIFLFSFRIQAAPKTFGSLGSEIDYLDFGRLLVTPFSYSVSSIFHEEYGAFNLFDSDPKTHWYSSSGPNPEWITVDFGSKRLINGIELVVPVFRGKRSVDEYEIQVLYQETWKTIFKNDRVELVNTHRIPPMDASLVRIYFPKKEDKSIVISEFKILLNDTPLNAVPQRLTGYMYPVQDGLLPPKEAQLPGAPREYRNGIHKGLDIYFKKEKDGTVRRLTFSDSLISPGDGIIVRADLNYVPMTVSEFQYHSAQAQKNGVTYVERDFGGRQVWIDHGNGVMSSFNHLSSIKKGLEIGSKVKAGEEIGTAGNSGLIGEAKESDENIHLHFEIWVDGEYLGAGISGPQMRKLLQFFFSRSEFLIK, encoded by the coding sequence ATGAAACGAGTAGTTTATTATTTTCTTATCTTCTTATTCTCTTTCAGGATTCAAGCCGCTCCCAAAACGTTCGGCTCGTTAGGTTCCGAAATAGATTACCTGGATTTTGGAAGATTGCTGGTCACACCGTTTTCTTATTCGGTTTCTTCGATTTTTCATGAGGAGTACGGAGCATTCAATCTTTTCGATTCGGACCCGAAGACTCATTGGTATTCCTCGTCAGGTCCCAATCCCGAATGGATAACAGTCGATTTCGGATCCAAACGTCTCATCAATGGCATCGAATTAGTCGTGCCGGTCTTCCGAGGTAAACGCTCGGTGGACGAGTATGAAATTCAAGTATTGTACCAGGAAACGTGGAAAACGATTTTCAAAAACGATCGAGTGGAATTGGTAAACACTCATCGCATTCCTCCAATGGACGCCTCCCTGGTTCGAATTTATTTTCCGAAGAAGGAAGATAAAAGTATCGTAATCAGCGAATTCAAAATTCTACTAAACGACACTCCTCTGAATGCGGTGCCGCAGCGGCTAACTGGTTATATGTATCCGGTTCAGGATGGATTGCTCCCGCCGAAAGAAGCTCAACTACCGGGTGCGCCTAGAGAGTATAGAAATGGAATTCACAAAGGCTTGGATATTTATTTCAAAAAGGAAAAAGACGGAACCGTGAGGAGACTTACCTTTTCCGATTCTCTAATATCCCCCGGAGATGGGATCATCGTACGCGCGGATCTAAATTACGTACCGATGACCGTATCCGAATTTCAGTATCATTCCGCTCAGGCTCAAAAAAACGGGGTCACTTATGTAGAGAGGGATTTTGGAGGAAGGCAGGTTTGGATCGATCATGGAAACGGAGTGATGTCCTCATTCAATCATTTATCCTCGATTAAAAAAGGACTTGAAATCGGCTCTAAAGTAAAGGCAGGGGAAGAAATCGGCACAGCCGGAAACTCGGGCTTAATCGGGGAAGCGAAAGAATCCGATGAAAATATTCACTTACATTTCGAGATCTGGGTAGACGGAGAATATCTGGGAGCCGGCATCTCAGGACCTCAAATGCGGAAATTACTCCAATTCTTTTTTTCACGTTCCGAATTTCTCATAAAATAG
- a CDS encoding N-acetylneuraminate synthase family protein, with product MVFSKHFKLNSQRELGSDTPPFLIAEIGLNHNADSEIGKRSIQAAKKSGANAVKFQSYRTQDFLDVSNSKAKVLVDIFKQYELSEALHREFKKTAEDEGLFFFSTPLDSKSVDLLVSLGVNAIKIASGDIVNKGLLEKCASTRLPIFLSTGAAEGFEVLRALEFLEHQGVKDLLLFHCVSLYPTPPEKANLRTLFYYRHLFPGPLGFSDHTGGTLAGALAVSMGATALEKHFTLDKSLPGPDHTISVDPAEFSAYAENARLAFEMRGERKKIVQPEEKAGRFFGRRSLYLGKDGNPIALRPDLSQENATYLDSWKIEEANSLLSDGAVINPGDAFKAKA from the coding sequence ATGGTATTTTCAAAACATTTTAAATTGAATAGTCAACGGGAACTCGGTTCGGATACTCCTCCGTTTCTAATCGCGGAAATCGGGCTCAATCATAACGCAGATTCGGAAATCGGAAAAAGATCCATACAGGCCGCAAAAAAATCGGGCGCGAATGCGGTTAAGTTTCAAAGCTATCGCACGCAGGACTTCCTAGATGTTTCCAATTCCAAAGCGAAAGTTTTAGTGGATATATTCAAACAGTACGAACTTTCCGAGGCTCTTCATCGCGAATTCAAAAAAACTGCGGAAGACGAGGGATTATTTTTCTTTTCGACGCCTTTAGATTCTAAAAGTGTCGATCTGTTAGTGTCTCTTGGAGTGAACGCGATAAAGATCGCAAGCGGGGACATCGTAAATAAGGGACTTCTAGAAAAATGCGCTTCGACTAGACTCCCGATTTTTTTATCGACGGGTGCAGCCGAGGGATTCGAAGTTTTGCGCGCCTTGGAATTTTTGGAACACCAGGGAGTAAAAGATCTATTACTGTTTCATTGCGTATCCCTTTATCCCACTCCGCCTGAAAAGGCGAATCTTAGAACCTTATTTTATTACCGACATCTATTCCCGGGTCCGTTAGGGTTTTCGGATCATACGGGAGGGACCTTGGCCGGAGCATTAGCGGTAAGTATGGGCGCAACTGCATTAGAAAAACATTTTACACTGGATAAAAGTCTCCCGGGTCCCGACCACACTATCTCTGTGGATCCTGCAGAATTTTCCGCGTACGCGGAAAACGCTCGGCTCGCATTCGAAATGAGAGGCGAGAGAAAAAAAATCGTTCAGCCGGAAGAAAAAGCAGGGCGCTTCTTCGGACGCAGATCCTTGTATCTCGGGAAGGACGGAAATCCGATCGCGCTACGACCCGATTTGAGTCAAGAAAACGCAACCTATCTTGATTCATGGAAAATCGAAGAAGCAAATTCATTGCTTTCAGACGGAGCCGTAATAAATCCCGGCGACGCGTTCAAAGCCAAAGCATGA